A genomic stretch from Armatimonadota bacterium includes:
- a CDS encoding transposase, producing MKGKRYSEEQILRVLQEIDSGKTIAAVCREQGLSEQTVYRWRSKYAGMQEADVHRLRVLEDENRRLKHLVAELSLDNQALKELAKGNW from the coding sequence GTGAAGGGGAAACGCTACAGCGAGGAGCAGATCCTACGCGTTTTGCAGGAGATCGATTCCGGCAAGACGATCGCGGCTGTGTGCCGTGAACAGGGCTTGTCGGAGCAGACGGTCTACCGCTGGCGGTCGAAGTACGCTGGTATGCAGGAAGCGGACGTCCATCGCCTCCGGGTGCTGGAAGATGAGAACCGTCGGCTGAAGCACCTGGTGGCGGAGTTATCCCTGGACAACCAGGCGCTGAAAGAGCTGGCCAAGGGAAACTGGTAA
- the istA gene encoding IS21 family transposase, whose translation MREIVAGKPLSAAAAKAGMCEKTGRTWRNRGQSPSATRKPRAYRTRENPFVGVWDEVEELLNKDPDLQALTLFEDLQRRYPGRFQDGQLRTLQRQVKHWRATEGPQKEVFFAQLHRAGDVCESDFCHLTKLGVTIGGVLFRHMLYHFVLTYSNWETGTFVFSESFESLSEGLQNALWTLGGVPKRHRTDSLSAAVRKPESQDEFTQRYQALLKHCGFPGEHISPGRPNENGDVEQRHHRFVEKLDQALRLRGSREFGSRTEYERYLSDLFTRLNKGRTVRFREEQACLSLLPLSRFPAGRQMRLTVGPGSTIRVIHNTYSLPSRLIGETVEAKAFSERIEVRYGGVLVETLPRLIGQNQHYIQYRHVIDSLVRKPGAFLSYRYREDLYPTSRFREAYDRLVANDERTGVRAYLCILEMAAKESEERVDAALSYLLGKEEVLTVEAVRALVATAALLPKVTDIAVPVADLYAYDSLLSREAAYV comes from the coding sequence ATGCGGGAGATTGTAGCGGGAAAGCCTTTGTCCGCAGCGGCGGCCAAAGCCGGAATGTGTGAAAAGACGGGAAGGACATGGCGCAATCGGGGGCAAAGCCCGAGCGCGACGCGAAAGCCGCGTGCCTATCGGACACGGGAGAATCCATTCGTCGGCGTATGGGATGAAGTAGAAGAGCTTTTGAATAAGGATCCTGACCTCCAGGCGTTGACTCTATTCGAGGATCTGCAGAGGCGCTATCCCGGTCGATTCCAGGACGGCCAGTTGCGCACTCTTCAGCGCCAGGTGAAACACTGGCGGGCCACCGAAGGGCCGCAGAAGGAAGTCTTCTTTGCGCAACTGCACCGTGCTGGCGACGTGTGCGAGAGCGACTTCTGTCATCTGACGAAGCTCGGCGTGACGATTGGCGGCGTGCTGTTTCGGCACATGCTGTACCATTTCGTGCTCACGTACTCGAACTGGGAGACGGGAACATTCGTTTTCTCGGAGAGTTTCGAGAGCCTGTCGGAGGGTCTGCAGAACGCACTGTGGACCCTGGGCGGTGTGCCGAAGCGCCACCGGACCGATTCCCTGTCGGCGGCGGTCAGGAAGCCGGAGAGCCAGGACGAGTTCACACAAAGGTACCAGGCACTCTTGAAACACTGCGGTTTCCCCGGCGAGCACATCTCTCCGGGAAGGCCCAACGAGAATGGCGATGTGGAGCAGCGCCATCACCGCTTCGTGGAGAAGTTGGACCAGGCTCTGAGACTTCGAGGCAGCCGGGAGTTTGGAAGCCGGACCGAATACGAGCGATACCTGTCCGATCTCTTTACACGGCTGAACAAAGGGCGGACCGTCCGGTTCCGGGAGGAGCAGGCGTGTCTATCGCTGTTGCCTCTTTCCCGTTTTCCGGCCGGTCGACAGATGCGATTGACTGTGGGGCCCGGCAGCACGATCCGGGTGATCCACAACACATATTCGTTGCCCTCGCGTCTCATCGGTGAGACGGTGGAGGCCAAAGCTTTCTCAGAGCGGATCGAAGTGCGGTATGGCGGCGTGTTGGTGGAGACGCTGCCCCGGCTCATCGGCCAGAACCAGCACTACATCCAGTACCGCCACGTCATCGACAGCCTTGTGAGAAAGCCGGGAGCGTTCCTCTCGTACCGATACAGGGAGGATCTGTACCCGACCAGCCGGTTCCGGGAAGCGTACGACAGACTGGTCGCAAACGACGAACGGACGGGTGTTCGGGCCTATCTGTGCATCCTGGAGATGGCGGCCAAGGAGAGCGAGGAGCGCGTTGACGCGGCACTTTCCTACTTGCTGGGAAAGGAAGAGGTTTTGACAGTCGAGGCAGTGAGGGCGCTGGTGGCAACGGCGGCGTTATTGCCCAAGGTGACGGATATCGCGGTGCCGGTGGCGGATCTTTACGCGTACGACAGTCTTCTGAGCCGGGAGGCAGCGTATGTCTGA
- a CDS encoding recombinase family protein, protein MKIDLTPPRDGSVYRVGAYVRVSVDDERNGSHTFETQRARITEKLDRIYGKGNYVADEFIDNGLSGGYGPEPTGSEKRTRPGFKKFETALKTGAYDAMIVYDLSRFTRTPRWLEVFIDDVVEPFGIRFISAREDVDLATTEGRSMARFLTLGNTMFREGLKKRIQDAVDTRTSQGFLHGNPGYGWAWEPIQNVPIKGRRRIIRNEEQGRWVIQIKDWALAGWGTVRIADELNRLGVRTPSGNGVWAFGSARNILDSVHHAGYIKPRRGELTRGDHFDRRYYDLEDYERIQAVRPKRGVHKRTPHAASELLNGVATCARCGTRLYISLSRKSAYHSYRCITKDERGNKTCPKVTVRGESLEALVIGQLEEFAGSPDFNDTIDREAARSATEEEQRNIDRRAHVQRELEGISVQFSRWANMVTRELITENQFAEFNVELGSKQSALNAELSDIEKALSDRTSREQTLVRVRKAVADFPAVWRHLNPDERRGMIALLVERLFVDRDGDTATVTFKMACLPEVVLPMSAVPPPRSRPTGVETLTLRQLAILQHLRMGKTPSEAADAMGVTYGCVQITLRLIRKHLGYHEFKDLIEVATPKLNEMLPFLPMGPSEKRDPGTVPTLTEAEGQVFRPLAAGATSKEVARLTGFPKKKVDGHRANILRKLGAKTIFEASQKARPLGLLA, encoded by the coding sequence ATGAAGATTGATCTCACACCTCCACGCGACGGTAGCGTCTACCGCGTTGGAGCGTACGTTCGGGTGTCTGTCGACGACGAGAGGAACGGCAGCCATACATTTGAGACGCAGAGGGCCCGTATTACTGAAAAACTCGACCGGATCTACGGCAAGGGCAACTACGTCGCCGACGAGTTCATTGACAACGGCTTGTCGGGAGGATACGGTCCGGAGCCCACTGGAAGTGAGAAACGAACCCGCCCAGGCTTCAAGAAATTCGAGACCGCACTGAAGACAGGTGCATACGACGCTATGATCGTCTATGACCTAAGCCGGTTTACACGGACGCCTCGATGGTTGGAGGTCTTCATAGACGACGTAGTTGAGCCATTTGGCATTCGGTTCATCTCCGCCAGAGAAGACGTGGACCTGGCAACAACAGAAGGGCGGAGCATGGCCCGCTTTTTGACGCTGGGGAATACGATGTTCCGGGAGGGTTTGAAGAAACGAATACAAGACGCTGTCGACACTCGCACCTCGCAAGGCTTTCTCCATGGCAACCCGGGTTATGGTTGGGCCTGGGAGCCCATACAGAACGTTCCCATCAAGGGACGCCGCAGGATAATTCGCAACGAGGAGCAGGGCCGCTGGGTGATCCAGATCAAGGACTGGGCTCTCGCAGGCTGGGGCACGGTTCGCATCGCGGATGAACTCAACAGATTGGGTGTGAGGACGCCTTCAGGTAATGGCGTATGGGCCTTCGGTAGCGCTCGCAATATTCTTGACAGCGTGCATCACGCGGGGTACATCAAGCCGAGACGCGGGGAGCTGACGCGAGGCGACCACTTCGACCGTCGCTACTACGACCTTGAAGACTACGAGCGCATCCAGGCGGTCCGCCCGAAGCGCGGCGTCCACAAACGAACCCCGCACGCCGCGAGTGAGCTCCTGAACGGAGTCGCCACTTGCGCCCGATGCGGTACACGCTTGTACATCAGTCTCTCCCGGAAAAGTGCATACCACAGTTACCGCTGCATCACGAAGGACGAGCGCGGGAACAAGACATGTCCGAAGGTGACTGTCCGAGGGGAATCGCTCGAGGCACTGGTGATCGGGCAGTTGGAGGAGTTCGCCGGCAGCCCTGACTTCAACGATACGATCGACCGCGAGGCCGCCCGTTCGGCCACGGAGGAAGAGCAGCGGAATATCGACCGCAGAGCGCACGTTCAACGAGAACTCGAGGGGATTAGCGTCCAATTCTCCAGGTGGGCGAATATGGTGACCAGGGAACTAATCACCGAAAACCAGTTCGCCGAATTCAACGTCGAACTCGGTTCCAAACAGTCGGCGCTGAACGCCGAGCTCTCGGACATCGAGAAGGCGCTGAGCGATCGGACTTCCCGCGAGCAGACACTGGTCCGTGTGCGCAAGGCCGTCGCGGATTTCCCCGCCGTCTGGAGGCATCTCAACCCAGACGAGCGCCGGGGAATGATCGCGCTCCTCGTCGAGCGACTTTTCGTTGACCGAGACGGAGACACGGCGACTGTAACCTTCAAGATGGCATGCCTTCCTGAGGTTGTGCTGCCCATGTCAGCGGTTCCGCCGCCCCGCAGCCGTCCAACAGGGGTCGAAACGCTGACGCTGCGGCAACTGGCGATCCTGCAGCACCTGCGGATGGGGAAAACCCCCTCGGAGGCGGCGGATGCGATGGGCGTGACCTACGGTTGCGTACAAATCACGCTAAGGCTGATCCGCAAGCACCTGGGCTACCACGAATTCAAGGACCTGATCGAGGTCGCGACACCCAAACTGAATGAGATGCTGCCATTCCTACCGATGGGACCCAGTGAGAAGCGTGATCCGGGCACGGTGCCAACTCTCACCGAGGCTGAGGGTCAGGTGTTCCGCCCGTTGGCGGCCGGGGCGACTTCTAAGGAAGTGGCCAGGCTCACGGGGTTCCCAAAGAAGAAAGTGGACGGCCACCGCGCGAACATCCTCCGGAAACTCGGTGCGAAGACGATTTTCGAAGCGTCACAGAAGGCCAGACCGCTCGGGTTGCTCGCGTGA
- the istB gene encoding IS21-like element helper ATPase IstB, with amino-acid sequence MEQLHDHLLPLGLAGVDNNLETHLERAGRENPSYADFLLGLVAEETSFRKDKSLTGRIQQSRLPYVKTLEQFDFAFQPSIDKRQIQELQTLRFVHEAENVVFLGPPGVGKTHLSVALAMEAMKAGFSAHYSTAQDLVTDLGKAAREGKLAQKLKTYLRPKVLVIDEIGYLPLDELGATLLFQLVSTRYERGSILLTSNKSFADWGSIFNDTVLASAILDRLLHHATTVNIRGQSYRLKERKKAGLLSAPAIALEDSKPKN; translated from the coding sequence ATCGAGCAACTCCACGATCACCTGCTACCACTGGGGCTGGCCGGTGTGGACAACAACTTGGAGACGCACTTGGAGCGGGCCGGCCGGGAGAACCCCTCTTACGCGGATTTCCTTTTAGGGTTGGTGGCCGAGGAGACGAGCTTCCGCAAGGACAAGAGCCTGACGGGAAGGATACAGCAATCCCGGCTCCCCTATGTGAAAACGCTGGAGCAGTTTGACTTCGCCTTCCAGCCGAGCATCGACAAGCGGCAGATCCAGGAGTTGCAGACGCTGCGCTTCGTGCACGAGGCGGAGAACGTGGTGTTTCTCGGACCGCCGGGAGTCGGAAAGACCCATCTGTCGGTCGCACTCGCCATGGAGGCGATGAAAGCCGGCTTCTCCGCCCATTACAGCACCGCCCAGGACCTGGTGACGGACCTCGGGAAGGCGGCCAGGGAGGGGAAGCTCGCTCAGAAACTGAAGACGTACCTGCGGCCGAAGGTGCTGGTCATTGACGAGATCGGCTACCTGCCGCTGGATGAACTGGGGGCTACGCTACTGTTCCAGTTGGTGAGCACGCGCTACGAGAGGGGAAGCATTCTTCTCACCAGCAACAAGAGCTTTGCCGACTGGGGAAGCATCTTCAACGACACGGTGCTGGCCTCCGCCATTCTAGACCGCCTGCTGCACCACGCCACGACAGTCAACATCCGCGGCCAGAGCTACCGGCTCAAGGAACGCAAGAAGGCAGGACTGTTGTCCGCTCCGGCGATAGCGCTGGAAGACAGCAAACCAAAGAACTGA
- the istB gene encoding IS21-like element helper ATPase IstB yields MSDTTANRLEELLKELHLPAMRASYQEVTRTAIAESLSYEAYLCELLTCECEVRRRNRIERLLRESRLPLEKTLESFDLSRFPRRLQQQVAALLDGGFLGRKENVLAFGNPGSGKTHLLCGLCQEMVHKGYRVRYTTTSLLVQELLAAKRDLVLPNKLRRLGVYDALLIDDLGYVQQNREEMEVLFTLLAERYERGSVLITSNLPFSKWESIFKDPMTTAAAIDRLVHHSVILELNLPSYRMEAARKNGQKPKDPSDAGSAGEGET; encoded by the coding sequence ATGTCTGACACAACCGCCAACCGCCTGGAGGAGTTGTTGAAGGAACTACATCTGCCGGCGATGCGCGCCTCCTACCAGGAGGTGACCAGGACCGCCATCGCCGAATCGCTGTCCTACGAGGCATACCTCTGCGAGCTTCTCACCTGCGAGTGCGAGGTGCGGCGCCGAAACCGGATCGAGAGGCTTCTACGGGAATCGCGGCTGCCGCTGGAGAAGACGCTGGAGAGCTTTGACTTGTCACGCTTTCCGAGACGGTTGCAGCAACAGGTGGCGGCGCTCCTTGACGGAGGTTTCCTTGGTCGCAAGGAGAACGTGCTGGCGTTTGGGAACCCGGGCAGCGGTAAGACGCACCTGTTGTGCGGACTTTGCCAGGAGATGGTGCATAAGGGATACCGGGTGCGGTACACGACGACGAGCCTGCTGGTTCAGGAACTGCTCGCGGCAAAGCGGGACCTGGTCCTGCCCAATAAGCTTCGGAGACTGGGTGTCTACGACGCGCTCTTGATCGACGATCTCGGTTACGTGCAACAGAACCGCGAAGAGATGGAAGTCTTATTCACGCTCCTCGCCGAACGGTATGAGAGGGGTAGCGTGTTGATTACGAGCAACCTGCCGTTCTCGAAGTGGGAAAGCATCTTTAAGGATCCGATGACGACTGCGGCGGCGATCGACCGGCTGGTCCACCACAGCGTAATCTTGGAACTAAATCTTCCGAGCTACCGCATGGAGGCCGCGAGGAAGAATGGACAGAAACCGAAAGACCCGTCGGATGCCGGTTCCGCGGGAGAGGGTGAGACGTAG
- the istA gene encoding IS21 family transposase, producing MLRGGTVERIRELRDSGLSVSEIARQTGYDRKTIRKYLKTTEPPRYGPRRPRPPRELPYGYAKLGAYHPYLDRRMDEGVWSAVVLFRELQAQGYDGGYTRVKDYIRPKRKDAKELAVRRYETPPGKQAQVDWAQIGTYEEDGERHRLYAFVFTLGCSRALFADACTSQSMSVFLRMHEAAFLELGGVPSEILYDWMKTVASGVDERGEVRWNPKFLDFASHWGFTPKLCHPYRPQTKGKIESSVGYVRKSFVTGLKAVSVSDTSRQLKSWVWEVANRRVHGTTHRVVLQAWKEERAYLQPAAGRPSYPYVEEETRKVSRDAFVAYHANRLSVPWVLAGSQVTVREGLERIEVVKDGATVAVHPLPLGKHQVLIQKEHHAGMPYALEEANSHKPMLRLLRPTPEVEIRSLSVYDDLLVLGGAQ from the coding sequence ATGCTACGAGGAGGGACCGTGGAGAGAATACGGGAACTGAGGGATTCGGGTCTGTCGGTAAGCGAGATCGCCCGCCAGACCGGCTACGACCGCAAGACCATTCGGAAGTACCTGAAAACGACGGAGCCGCCGAGGTACGGGCCGAGGAGGCCGCGGCCGCCCAGGGAGTTGCCTTACGGGTACGCGAAGCTCGGTGCCTACCACCCTTACCTGGACCGACGCATGGACGAAGGCGTCTGGAGTGCCGTGGTCCTGTTCCGGGAGCTGCAGGCCCAGGGCTACGACGGCGGCTACACCCGGGTGAAAGACTACATCCGTCCCAAGAGGAAGGACGCCAAAGAGCTTGCGGTGCGGCGGTACGAGACGCCGCCGGGCAAGCAGGCTCAGGTGGACTGGGCGCAGATCGGCACCTACGAGGAGGACGGGGAGCGGCATCGGCTGTATGCTTTCGTCTTCACTCTGGGCTGCAGCCGGGCGCTGTTCGCCGATGCCTGCACCAGCCAGAGCATGAGCGTGTTCCTGAGGATGCATGAAGCCGCCTTCCTGGAGTTGGGCGGTGTACCCTCTGAAATCCTGTACGACTGGATGAAGACGGTGGCTTCCGGGGTGGACGAACGCGGCGAAGTACGTTGGAACCCGAAGTTTCTGGACTTTGCTAGTCACTGGGGCTTCACTCCAAAGCTCTGCCACCCGTACCGGCCCCAGACCAAGGGGAAGATCGAGAGCAGCGTCGGCTACGTGAGGAAGAGTTTCGTGACGGGGTTGAAAGCGGTTAGCGTGTCTGACACCAGCCGGCAGCTGAAAAGCTGGGTATGGGAGGTGGCGAACCGCCGGGTGCACGGAACAACGCACCGGGTGGTGCTGCAAGCCTGGAAAGAGGAAAGGGCATACCTTCAGCCGGCTGCCGGCCGTCCCTCCTACCCGTATGTGGAAGAGGAAACGCGCAAGGTCAGCCGCGATGCCTTTGTCGCCTACCACGCCAACCGGCTCTCGGTGCCGTGGGTGCTGGCAGGCTCACAGGTGACGGTTCGAGAGGGGCTGGAGCGCATCGAGGTGGTGAAGGACGGCGCGACGGTGGCGGTCCACCCGCTCCCTTTGGGCAAGCACCAGGTGCTCATCCAGAAGGAGCACCATGCCGGGATGCCGTACGCCCTGGAAGAGGCCAACAGTCACAAGCCGATGCTGCGGCTTTTGCGGCCGACGCCCGAGGTCGAGATCCGTTCTCTGTCTGTCTATGACGACCTCCTAGTCCTGGGAGGTGCCCAGTGA
- a CDS encoding SMC family ATPase translates to MKPTRLTLQAFGPFADEVVIDFDALGPELLFLIHGKTGSGKTTILDAMCLGLYGGTSGGDRTPEQLRSDYAHPDQATEVVLDFNHGNKEYRVRRSLECARPRKKGAGMTTQPPQAILWDRTDCNSNGDGHVIADRPTTVTERVAEILGFTLEQFRQVVVLPQGKFEAFLRASSKEREPILERLFSTDRCRVLQEGLRDRQKALESEIKSDIDELRGVLDEDTVDDYREWLVLRAATLVDQNQQLGIARAACALAQSHLAEGQRQAAALAEKSEADAALLEVTERSPLIEAYRATAGSARRAQPVVPVLDARNKAEGAVKTAQVAVAAAQVNLARAEAVAQDKVALVERENARAGERTDADKRVQYLEGLRKAAADVDEALRAVDAAQAALDVAMDVERTDTERVHAAQAAVNAADKALAGATAAAGELALAEARFRAAQQTYDQRQDLNAVETRLLVEEDELVDREATSSTADESAAAARNVADDWRRQWDEGAAGMLARNLTEGKPCPVCGSLKHPAPATLEESVPEQSAVTQAETDARALEAAARVAQGDVRDQRQAITATQKQRAALLKTLGAAAPKDTEELGVELALHRDAVTVAKEASDRLPSLQGELQCLTAVHAGASTALAEAGKQREAAQLDLSGRNAVLEARRGALPTEFADASALENSIVAAHESAELLRTALQSAQSDAHSAHIEVVRAGAALKATTEGMAERTAEAAAAQQHLEALMQGSDFADEESLDLAAASVPSLSHLEMEIRQFDSDYFAAEDRAQRAATATASTEAPNLALLLTRKEETERFHDDLVGSIATQEQEIENLHSCIARAEEIETRVVARRARCEVIGHIAEVANGTVSFQRWVLARYLDQVLDFASHRLHAMSSGRYRLLRGLNNSDRRRSAGLEILAEDAHTGKDRPVNTLSGGETFQAALSLALALSDVVCAESVGARLDTIFVDEGFGHLDPEALDETIATLEGLQAGGRLVGIISHVEELRQRIDTRLVVQDDGTGRSTAHFEHSTSAA, encoded by the coding sequence ATGAAGCCAACCCGGCTCACACTGCAAGCATTTGGACCATTTGCCGACGAGGTCGTTATCGATTTCGATGCGCTCGGCCCGGAACTCCTGTTCCTCATCCACGGCAAGACCGGATCCGGGAAGACGACAATCCTTGACGCGATGTGCCTTGGACTCTATGGTGGGACGTCTGGCGGTGACCGCACGCCCGAGCAACTGCGCAGCGATTATGCGCACCCCGATCAGGCAACGGAGGTAGTTCTCGACTTCAACCACGGTAACAAGGAATACCGTGTCCGGCGCTCGCTCGAGTGTGCTCGGCCACGAAAGAAGGGGGCGGGTATGACCACCCAGCCGCCCCAGGCGATCCTGTGGGACCGTACTGATTGCAATTCCAATGGCGATGGTCACGTGATCGCTGACAGACCAACAACGGTGACCGAACGCGTCGCGGAGATCCTGGGATTCACGTTGGAGCAGTTCCGACAGGTGGTTGTGCTCCCCCAGGGGAAATTCGAAGCTTTCCTTCGCGCATCCTCGAAAGAACGGGAGCCCATCCTCGAACGCCTCTTCTCGACCGACCGATGCCGGGTTCTGCAGGAGGGATTGCGCGACCGGCAGAAGGCCCTGGAATCCGAGATCAAGAGTGACATTGATGAGTTACGTGGCGTCCTGGATGAGGACACGGTTGATGACTACCGCGAGTGGCTAGTTCTCCGGGCCGCTACGCTGGTAGATCAGAATCAGCAGTTGGGGATTGCCAGGGCAGCGTGTGCATTGGCTCAATCCCACCTCGCCGAAGGACAGCGTCAGGCAGCGGCGTTGGCGGAGAAATCGGAGGCGGATGCAGCGTTGCTGGAGGTGACGGAGCGGTCTCCTCTCATCGAAGCGTACCGGGCAACGGCGGGATCCGCCCGGCGGGCACAGCCAGTCGTTCCCGTGCTCGACGCCAGGAATAAGGCGGAAGGTGCGGTGAAGACTGCTCAAGTGGCCGTAGCCGCTGCCCAAGTGAATCTGGCCCGGGCTGAGGCCGTCGCGCAGGATAAGGTAGCACTTGTGGAGCGGGAGAACGCGCGGGCGGGCGAGCGAACCGACGCCGACAAGAGGGTCCAGTATTTGGAGGGGCTTCGGAAGGCGGCAGCGGACGTAGATGAAGCGCTCCGAGCCGTTGATGCCGCGCAGGCTGCATTGGACGTCGCCATGGACGTCGAGCGGACGGATACTGAACGGGTTCACGCCGCCCAGGCCGCGGTTAACGCCGCCGACAAGGCTTTGGCTGGCGCGACCGCGGCCGCTGGCGAGTTAGCCCTCGCAGAGGCGAGATTCAGGGCAGCGCAACAAACCTATGATCAACGCCAGGATCTGAATGCTGTCGAAACGAGACTGCTTGTTGAGGAGGATGAACTGGTCGACCGTGAGGCGACCTCCAGCACGGCTGATGAATCGGCCGCGGCAGCCCGCAATGTAGCAGACGATTGGCGGCGCCAATGGGACGAGGGGGCCGCAGGCATGCTGGCCCGAAACCTGACCGAAGGCAAGCCCTGCCCGGTATGCGGGTCGCTCAAACACCCCGCTCCCGCTACGTTGGAGGAGAGCGTCCCGGAACAGTCGGCCGTCACACAGGCGGAAACAGACGCTCGCGCTCTGGAGGCGGCAGCGCGAGTGGCCCAGGGAGACGTCCGCGACCAACGTCAGGCAATCACGGCGACACAAAAGCAACGCGCGGCGCTGCTGAAGACGCTCGGTGCAGCGGCACCTAAGGACACTGAAGAACTCGGTGTCGAACTGGCGCTGCATAGGGACGCGGTTACCGTTGCCAAGGAAGCATCGGATCGCCTGCCGTCCCTTCAGGGGGAATTGCAGTGCCTGACGGCTGTGCATGCAGGCGCTTCCACTGCCTTGGCTGAGGCAGGAAAACAGCGAGAGGCGGCACAACTCGATCTCAGCGGCCGCAACGCCGTGCTTGAAGCACGTCGTGGGGCCTTGCCGACCGAGTTTGCCGATGCCTCCGCCCTGGAGAACTCCATCGTCGCCGCGCACGAATCGGCTGAATTGTTGCGAACGGCTCTGCAATCCGCTCAGTCGGACGCGCATTCCGCCCACATTGAGGTTGTCCGCGCCGGCGCAGCGCTCAAAGCAACCACAGAAGGCATGGCCGAACGCACCGCTGAGGCGGCTGCGGCGCAGCAGCATCTCGAGGCCCTCATGCAGGGTTCCGACTTCGCTGATGAAGAGTCCCTTGACCTGGCCGCTGCGAGCGTTCCAAGCCTCTCTCATCTGGAAATGGAGATTCGGCAGTTCGATAGCGACTACTTCGCCGCGGAAGATCGTGCCCAACGTGCCGCGACGGCAACCGCCAGCACCGAAGCCCCGAACCTCGCCCTCCTACTCACCCGCAAAGAGGAGACCGAACGGTTCCACGACGATTTGGTGGGTTCTATCGCTACGCAGGAACAGGAGATCGAAAACCTACATTCGTGTATCGCCCGCGCCGAGGAGATCGAGACCAGGGTGGTCGCACGCCGGGCACGCTGTGAGGTCATCGGGCACATCGCCGAAGTTGCCAACGGCACGGTTTCCTTTCAGCGATGGGTCCTCGCCAGGTACCTTGATCAGGTTCTCGATTTTGCGTCTCATCGGCTGCACGCGATGAGTAGCGGACGGTACAGATTGTTAAGAGGACTAAACAATTCCGATCGCCGCCGATCGGCGGGCCTCGAGATCCTCGCTGAAGACGCCCACACCGGAAAGGATCGCCCCGTCAATACTCTGTCCGGTGGTGAGACTTTCCAGGCGGCTCTGTCGCTCGCGCTTGCGCTGTCCGACGTGGTCTGTGCGGAGAGCGTCGGGGCTCGTTTGGACACCATCTTCGTTGATGAAGGTTTTGGGCATCTGGACCCCGAGGCACTGGACGAGACGATCGCAACGCTGGAGGGGCTGCAGGCGGGCGGGCGTCTGGTCGGGATCATTTCGCATGTCGAGGAACTACGGCAACGCATCGACACGCGCCTCGTGGTGCAAGATGACGGAACCGGCCGGAGTACGGCCCATTTCGAGCACTCGACATCTGCAGCGTAA
- a CDS encoding exonuclease SbcCD subunit D — translation MKVLHTADWHLGRRLCGRSLLEDQRLVLDRITGIAVREKPDLIVIAGDVYDRAIPGAEAVRLLDDVLSTLVQNHGFKVLLIAGNHDGPDRLGFASGMLESMGLHIVGPLDPAITAFDVTDRHGPVRVIALPYTHPAVVRELLDDSTVGLHDHEAAMAALVARAREKLVEGERCILVAHAFVAGGQSTEEAERELSVGGAGEIPTSIFNGFSYVALGHLHRPQTHGTRQHVHYAGSPLKYSFHEDHQKSVSVVEICKRGMVTIRQEPLTPIHDVRSIEGRFDDLITRSDRYGPTDDYLEIVYTDDALVSDAAARLAGVYPHCLAVRRKEIGVAGELGGISPADARILSLEDLFKQFYADVTGNEIGAEHTRELLSVIDDGMKGGTL, via the coding sequence ATGAAAGTACTTCACACCGCTGATTGGCATCTCGGTCGCAGGCTTTGCGGCCGAAGTTTGCTCGAAGACCAGCGCCTTGTCCTGGATCGGATCACGGGCATCGCGGTCCGGGAAAAGCCCGACCTGATTGTTATCGCCGGCGATGTCTACGACCGCGCCATCCCAGGCGCTGAGGCGGTACGCCTGTTGGACGACGTACTGAGCACCCTGGTCCAAAATCACGGGTTCAAGGTCCTGTTGATCGCAGGGAATCACGATGGCCCGGATCGCCTTGGGTTCGCCTCCGGGATGTTGGAGTCGATGGGCCTTCATATCGTCGGCCCACTGGACCCGGCGATCACTGCCTTCGATGTCACCGATCGGCACGGACCCGTCAGAGTCATTGCCCTGCCGTACACTCACCCGGCCGTCGTGCGCGAACTGCTGGATGATTCAACCGTCGGGCTGCACGACCACGAGGCGGCGATGGCGGCACTCGTTGCGCGAGCCCGCGAAAAGCTCGTCGAGGGCGAGCGCTGCATACTGGTCGCCCATGCTTTCGTGGCGGGCGGACAATCCACGGAAGAGGCCGAACGGGAACTCAGCGTCGGGGGCGCCGGCGAGATTCCGACGTCCATCTTTAACGGATTCTCCTACGTAGCGTTGGGCCATCTGCACAGACCGCAAACGCACGGCACGCGCCAACATGTCCATTACGCCGGGTCACCATTGAAGTACTCATTCCACGAGGATCACCAAAAGTCTGTTTCCGTGGTGGAAATCTGTAAGCGAGGCATGGTGACGATACGGCAGGAACCGCTCACGCCGATCCATGACGTGCGGTCCATTGAGGGCCGCTTCGACGACCTTATCACCCGCTCGGATCGCTATGGGCCAACGGACGATTACCTGGAGATCGTCTACACGGACGATGCGCTCGTGTCCGATGCCGCGGCGCGATTGGCCGGGGTGTATCCACACTGCCTTGCCGTCAGGCGAAAAGAGATTGGGGTGGCGGGCGAACTCGGCGGCATTTCGCCTGCGGACGCCCGCATTCTGAGCCTTGAGGACCTGTTCAAGCAGTTCTACGCCGACGTAACGGGTAACGAGATTGGAGCAGAGCACACACGCGAACTCCTCAGTGTAATTGACGATGGGATGAAAGGTGGTACTCTATGA